A window from Dehalobacter sp. DCA encodes these proteins:
- the rpmF gene encoding 50S ribosomal protein L32, with the protein MGVHQNKQSKSRVRRRRAMDKLSVPNLVECPQCHQQKLQHHICANCGYYNGKEVISMGE; encoded by the coding sequence ATGGGTGTTCATCAAAATAAACAATCCAAATCTAGAGTCCGCAGGCGCAGAGCAATGGATAAGCTGTCCGTTCCTAATCTTGTGGAATGCCCCCAGTGCCATCAACAGAAGCTTCAGCATCATATTTGTGCGAACTGCGGCTATTACAATGGCAAAGAAGTCATCTCTATGGGTGAATAA
- a CDS encoding YceD family protein encodes MIVNVFQLRRAEGGSKTFSFNEENFPPLQLGNESYRFLSPLEVELKAENVGKSLLVNGKISSVIAVSCSRCLKEFPYNLKIVFEDEWVPAEFASEAKDDSILVFEKDEFPIDDRIVEHMLLQLPLKFLCSEDCRGLCLKCGADRNVNPCSCSTEDIDPRLEILSKWNKGV; translated from the coding sequence GTGATCGTCAATGTTTTTCAATTAAGGCGGGCCGAGGGTGGGTCAAAAACTTTTAGTTTTAATGAAGAAAATTTTCCACCTTTGCAGCTCGGAAATGAGTCTTATCGTTTCTTATCCCCGCTTGAAGTGGAATTAAAAGCTGAAAATGTTGGTAAATCACTCTTGGTGAATGGGAAAATATCGTCTGTGATTGCTGTTAGTTGTTCCAGATGTCTGAAAGAATTTCCGTATAATCTGAAGATTGTTTTTGAAGACGAATGGGTCCCGGCAGAATTTGCTTCTGAAGCCAAAGACGACAGCATACTGGTTTTTGAAAAGGACGAATTCCCGATTGACGACAGGATTGTAGAGCATATGCTGCTGCAGCTTCCTTTAAAGTTCTTATGTTCTGAAGACTGCAGGGGGCTCTGTCTGAAATGCGGTGCTGACCGCAATGTGAATCCTTGTTCGTGCTCCACTGAGGATATTGATCCTCGCTTAGAAATATTATCCAAATGGAATAAGGGGGTGTAA